The Anopheles gambiae chromosome 2, idAnoGambNW_F1_1, whole genome shotgun sequence genomic sequence GGTGGTAGAAATGTGTTCAACCGTGTTTCTGCGACTACTAGGACGTGTTCTATGAGTCATTGCTTTTGGGAAGGatttacaagaaaaaaaacctcaaaaatgataaaaatttattctttttagCACAAAGTAAAGTTGTGTTATTACGATTGTAATTACGATTTCTGTCAATCATATACATGATTTCTTTTATACTGTTtggtttaaattgttttaactTCAAAACCCTTATGCCACTCTACCTGTGCTTGTAAGGGATTGcataaaatgtgtttgtttttttgcgctgctttttttttcaaataactgCTGCCggaaatgtttcattcaacAGTACCAGAGTCTGCTACTGCCTTGTACCGTTCTGGACATTGACagttgttccttgttccttgacTGCGCGAGGTTCAGGTACAATGCTTGAATTGGGCTAAGTTTAGTATCAATTCCAGCAACGGCATTGGAATTCAGGAATCATTCCAGGATCTGTATGGCAGGATCAGATACAGACCCGATATCGGTTCGGGAACTGTTTCAGAACGAGTTTGGGCTCAGAACCCTTTTAAAGACCATACACCCTTAATTTTAATGCGGGGAAGGGTTAATGATTCGTTCCAGAACTGGACAGTATTCAAGGCCAGTGCTTCAGAACCTGTATGGGTTCAGGAACTACATCAGGAATTGAATATGTTCAGGATCAGATCCAGGACTGGAAAAGCGTCAGGATCAGATCTACTGACGAAATGTGTTCAAAATCAGTTCTAGGACCATTATGTTTTAAGGAATCAGTTCCATGACCAACAGAGATTTGGAATCATTTCCAGAACCGATTTGGGTTCCTAATAAGTTTCTTTCAATTTGCCCCTTGTATTTTTGAGGCACTTGTAAATTGCATAgtcttgaaaacaaaacaaaaattctcACGCAATCTGGAGCTTTTTGACACCCTAAAAATTATGTTGCGTAGTTCTGTAACCGGACTAAATTAACAAGTtttacaaaatcaaaatcttTCCAAATAGTAATAACGTATTGCTGCACACTGAACATTCAACGTCATAAACTTAACAACGCAACTACTTTTACACACTCAAACCTCTTGTGGCAAAATGTGCTATAAAAGACACGCAATGTCGACTTTCGTACCAACCAACACCTTATCAATCGTTATCTGTGGCACTTGTCACTGATTGCACCGCAATAGCGGGACACACCAAACGGAGAAGGTGATTTATCACCAAATTCAGTCTTCTGTTCACAAACGCCTCAGCCGTATCGGAGAAAGTCGCATTCGATTGCAGTTTGAACCGCATCGTAAAGATGTTCCGATTATCCAACGCGCTTGTTTTGGGGTTGCTTTCCCTCGCAACGGTAACACTGGCCCAGCAACTCGAGCTGGCAAAGAATTACGTCTGCACCGAAGACTTTTGTGACGTGAGTATCTGTGTCTGCAACGTCACTCGGTGTGCGCTTTTATCAATAAATTGTTCCTCCGTTTGTAGAACTACCGTGAAAGCAACGAGTGTGATGCACTGAAAACGGCTTGCCGAGTGCAGAATGCTACGCACAATGGGATCATCTTCCCGTCGGCGACCCCTTGCTCCTGCTGCAAGACCTGTGTGGAGAACCTAAAGCTTGGCGATGACTGTTCGGTGGGCGGGTTGGGCTATCCAGTGCCGGCTGGAATTTGTGGCCCTGGGCTGTACTGTAAGGTGGCGGAGGGTGATGAGCATCCCACCTGTCAACCGAGTAAGTGTTGTGAGAATTCTATTTTGGAGTGAAATATTGAATGAAGATCATTTCGTGAGCAGTGTTAGAATCGAGCAAGTGCTATACAGCTCAGAAGCAATTTGACGATCAACGGCAGGCCGGCTTGATTGGGCATCTGATGCAACGTCCAGAGTGTGATGGGGATGGAAACTTTCAGCCGGTTAGATGCATTCCAGGACAGACGTGAGTAATggagagcatttttttttttttttttggaaagctTCTGATGAGTTGTTGTCTCTCTCTCAGGTGTTACTGTGTGGATGAAGAGGGTAAGCGGATCTTTGGAGAAGCCGTCCACACTGCAAGCATTCAGATCTCGATGAGATGTGGTAAGAACTTCAAAAATTATCATTCAAAGATCTTTTCTAAAGATATTGTGATACATTGAAATTATCTCCATCTCCCCAGAATGCTCCCGACTGGCGGCAAAGGCACGCACGCTGCTCAACTCGCAATATCCCGTACTGACGTCACGCTGTGACTCCAAAGGTTCGTTCGATCAGCTGCAGTGCGTCGACGATATGTGTGTCTGCGTGGACATGCACACCGGTCGTCCAACTTCTGACCTTCGCAACGTTACCCGGGGTCTTTCCGCGCTACCGTGCTGTATGTAACAATAATTGATCTCCCCTTCCTAATAAGCTGCATCCATAATTAAACCACTTTAATACCCGCCACAGTCGATAAAAGGCTGCACGAAAATACGACCTACTTGCGGGACTGCGAAAACGTCAAGATCTCCCAAATCTACGACATCAGCGAGTACGCGACG encodes the following:
- the LOC1270049 gene encoding thyroglobulin, producing the protein MFRLSNALVLGLLSLATVTLAQQLELAKNYVCTEDFCDNYRESNECDALKTACRVQNATHNGIIFPSATPCSCCKTCVENLKLGDDCSVGGLGYPVPAGICGPGLYCKVAEGDEHPTCQPMLESSKCYTAQKQFDDQRQAGLIGHLMQRPECDGDGNFQPVRCIPGQTCYCVDEEGKRIFGEAVHTASIQISMRCECSRLAAKARTLLNSQYPVLTSRCDSKGSFDQLQCVDDMCVCVDMHTGRPTSDLRNVTRGLSALPCFDKRLHENTTYLRDCENVKISQIYDISEYATEDYNVLEFERDICQPDGFYDRIQLHPTGGYLYCSDRDGAPIENYRAPVNSRLATTMNCKCARARKLLIDSKSLEVPECCPNGNYKRLACRRGECYCVDEDGGQVGVERPEKDKQRLPCYNEGDYCPVS